In the genome of Thermoplasmata archaeon, the window TGTTTTCTTCAGAAGTTCAAGTCCGAGAATTGAATCCACAGCAGTGATGCTCCAGCGTGTCGGCACAAATTTCCTGAGTTTTCCCTGTCCAAAGGCACCAACACTGAAAGCCCTCTGGATTTTAGAAACAAGCACACCAGCCCTGTAGGTTTCAAGCACTGCATCCTTTGCTTTCATGTCTGTATCATAGTAGGCCTTTTCAATTCTCCTGTCTATCTTGTAGTTCTCCACATCAATTTTCTCGAGCGGGGCACTGGGTCCAAACGGTTGCACATCGTCATCCAGAACAATGTCTCCACCTGGCTTTTTAGTGAATTTTGCTTCAATTCCAGTTGGTGCATCTGCCAGTGCAAGTTCTCTTGTTAACAAAACAATCTTGTTTTTCTCAATGTCCGTCACTTTCACATAATGCTTGCCACGCACAAGCTTGAATCTGAAATCCACAATCTCCTCCATTGTTCTGTTCGTCCACATTTCTGGTGTATCCAAAACTGTGGTGTCCCCGGTGATGGGTGGCACAAGCGGGCCTACATACACATATGGATAGCCCATTCTTCCGATGAAAGCACCTGGAGGCGTTGAGCCATAAATCTGGTTGGAATCTAGGAGCTTGAAAGTTTTACTCTTCACATAGAATTTCATCAGAATTGGGCAGCTAGCCTTGCCGCAGAGCATCCTTGACCCCTTGCAGATTACACATCGCATGTTGTAATTTGTTGGCTTGCTAGCTGATAACTCAAATAAGGAGTCAGTGGGCACAACAGAGCGAATGTAATCGTCCATTGAATATGCTATTAATTGAGGGGATAAATAACTTCCTAACGGGGTTGCACCCTACGGTACCACGAGGGTTGGCACCCTTACGGTAACCTGCCTCAAGGGGATACCTTCAGTATCCCCGAACCTGTCCATTTTTTCCGTGAACGCTTTTGCGAGCGTTAGCGAGCAAAAGGGTTCCCCGCACCTACCCACTTTTCGTGCGGTCTATGTGTTGCCCTTATTTCCCTCTCTTAATTAGAAGAGATTTTCTGCCTCCCTTTCCTCTCTTCCCATATCCCTACAATTAAAATTGCAATTAGAAGCAATGCAAATGGTATTCCGAAATCAATTCCTTGCTCTGGCACTGCCTTAATCCAAACACCAACTCCAGATCTTGCCTCAGCATAGCCCTCCTTTTTTGCAACCACCTGGAACACGAGATTTCCCTCTTTTAATGCAGAAAAAGTAAACACTGCTCTTCCCTCAGCATTCGTAAACTTTTGATATTCGCCAGCAACTGCTCCATCTTGACCAACCAGAATCTCCACACTTGCGTCCTCCACACAATCCCCATTCTCATCCTTCACACTAACAACCACAGTAAAATTCTCACCAACTTTTACCGCTGTTTTATCAATCTCCACGCTTATTTTCATTTCTCCTGGCAGAATTCCAAGCAAAATACTTGTTGTTGCATTCTCGTAATGCTCAGCACTTATGTTCGCAACCAGTTTCCCAAAGACACTGGCATTTACATTCCCAGCAACAAATTTTGTTGTAAATGTTCCATTTTCATCTGTTTGCCCTGCCTGGCTCTCAAACTTACCTGGCAATTGTGTGGAAAGAGTAACAGTTGCGTTCTCCACCGGCTCTCCAGTCTCTGCATCAGCAACAACCACTCTTGTCTCAATTTCCTCGCCAGAGCGAAGATTGCTCTTTGCCACAAGAATTTTTGCAGTCAGTTTTGCTAGAGGCACAGTAACACAAACCGTATTGCTTGGCTCGCTTTCGCCAATTGCGTTTACGGCTGTGACATGGTAGTAGTAAGTAAGGCCAGGTGTGACATTGGTGTCAACAAAGGTTGTGGTGTTGGCATCAACCGTAGCAATGAGCGTTTTGTTTTCCATGCTAAGTCCACGATAGATGTTGTAACAAAGCACGGTGGAAAAACCTGTATAAGTTGGTGGGTCCCATCGCAGCAGGAGAGAATCTGCACCTCCAAGCGCTGATAGATTTAGAGGAAAAGAGGAGCGAGACATAATTTTACTTTCAAAAACTTGAGAGGTCTCAATGCAGCCTCCTTCATCTACAGCAAGAAAGTAGTAGGAGAGGAGGGAAAGGTTTTCCAAATGAATAGTGCACATGTATGTTCCATCTATGTAGGATCCAGATATTATAATTAACTCTTTTTCATTCCAATCACAATTTCCTCTGTAGTAGCACATCACTTTAGAAATGTTATATTTGCTGGCTAACACTCTTACTTCCAGGGAAAGGGGAACTAACGGATTTACAAGTGATTTCGGGATGTGGAAGATAGTTATACTTGGCGGAGACACGAGTGGATAAAAATCCATTTCCCCTGTATCCCCAACACTAAAGGGTATATCTACAATTCCATCCTCGTTATCGTCTGGCTCCCTCCAATCATCCCAGAAATTCCCTCTTTCAGTTCCATTCCACCAGTTTTTACCTCTATATCCTTCGCTCACCTCTACATAAGTTCCACTAACTGGTTTCATAAAACTATTTAAGAAAAATGTGTTATTTCTCCCACACGCAACACCAAAGAGGAAAACATTGGCTTTTTGAGATTCAATAAAGCAGTTCTCTGAGACCATGTTATTGTCCGATGAGAATGGGGAATCTGTCTGTCCCGAAAAGAGCAATCCATACCCACACTTTCCAAAAATGTTGCGGTAAATTCTGCAGTTTGATGAAATATATAATATCACACCATATTCACAATCATAGAATGTATTATTTGCGATCATGTTCTTGTTAGAGTTACTACACAATACTCCAACACTGCTTTTTTCTACGATATTTCCATCTATTACATTACCCGGCTGGATAAAAGGCACATCTACACTACGAATCCCGTACTTCGTGTTTTTGATTGTATTGTTTCTTACAATCCCCTCAGGAGAGCGGTATAGCACAATACCCTCACTCGTGTTTTCAATTGTTTGATTTTCTATTATATAATTTGTGCAATTATTCAAAATAATTTGACCTACATCATGATGAATGGTAAAATTACGCCTATCTCTAGCCCAATATAATTCTTTTCCATTCACAAAATTGCTTTTGAAATATTCGTCGTGAAACCATACCTGTGGTGAAAAGCTACATCCACAATTTACAAAAGTATTCTCAGAGATATCGAAATAACCTATTTCTCCTTCAAAGTAAATTCCTCCCCCGCGACAGCCTATAAAGGAATTATTACTAATCCTGAACCTGCTTGAGCTTCTAACATAAATTCCCATCTCCTCTGTCTCCAGGGTTGTGTTCATTACTGTTCCGTTTCTTATTGAACCGAAGAAAATTCCATATCCACTATTTGACTTTATCAAACAATTTCTGATAACGAAGTGCACATTTGTCGAAATGACAGTGATTGCAGTTTCGTTATGGGTAACTATCTCCCAGTTTTCTATAACATATGGATCTTCTACAGTTCCATTCCCACCAACTACACCATTTTCTTGTATAAATTCCTGGTTGCTCGTGATAAGAATCGGAGAGTGAGGGAGATACACAACCTTCTGTGGGATAGAAATGGCAATCGCCGGGTGATAATGTGGTGGGATTAAAGATAAGAGAATTAGGAAAAGAAGAATTGAAGCAAATTTAAAGAAATATTCGTGCCCCATATATTCCATCTCCTCCTTGTGTGGGTAAGAGACCCCTCATTGTTTCTGGCTCCTCTTCTATCTCATCGTAACTCCGAAGAAGGATAGGATGGTTTGTACTACATTCCTGGCAAGTGATACCATCTAAATTATCATCATATTGGGGATGCATGAAGACCATAACATTTGGCTCAGTAGGATGATGCCCACCCAAGTATCTCCAACTATCAAATCTCCAAGCATAGTTAAATGCGTCGGCAATTGAAACTATTTTGTCGTGGTAGAGAACACCACCATCTTCCCAGGGTTTTTTGGGATAGAATAATGAACGGAGAAAGGGTGTTCTTTTGTTGAATGCATTCTGGATATGATATGTGAACTCGCCAAAAAAGTTCTGTCCCCCCT includes:
- a CDS encoding Nre family DNA repair protein, whose product is MDDYIRSVVPTDSLFELSASKPTNYNMRCVICKGSRMLCGKASCPILMKFYVKSKTFKLLDSNQIYGSTPPGAFIGRMGYPYVYVGPLVPPITGDTTVLDTPEMWTNRTMEEIVDFRFKLVRGKHYVKVTDIEKNKIVLLTRELALADAPTGIEAKFTKKPGGDIVLDDDVQPFGPSAPLEKIDVENYKIDRRIEKAYYDTDMKAKDAVLETYRAGVLVSKIQRAFSVGAFGQGKLRKFVPTRWSITAVDSILGLELLKKTKTFPQIGEYLIFEHKQLDNIWEILMTPTEWCYELIEAWYPKTVWNPTGNTIAIFSSAEFFEGRKEYAEIGGCYYAARLAVNEKLHEMQRQAGVVIMREAHPGYIMPVGVWNVREAVRAALKNPPKKFNTLQEALDYAGSKLAIPMKRWIKESAVLKYLLLQKRLDEYVREEKE
- a CDS encoding NosD domain-containing protein encodes the protein MGHEYFFKFASILLFLILLSLIPPHYHPAIAISIPQKVVYLPHSPILITSNQEFIQENGVVGGNGTVEDPYVIENWEIVTHNETAITVISTNVHFVIRNCLIKSNSGYGIFFGSIRNGTVMNTTLETEEMGIYVRSSSRFRISNNSFIGCRGGGIYFEGEIGYFDISENTFVNCGCSFSPQVWFHDEYFKSNFVNGKELYWARDRRNFTIHHDVGQIILNNCTNYIIENQTIENTSEGIVLYRSPEGIVRNNTIKNTKYGIRSVDVPFIQPGNVIDGNIVEKSSVGVLCSNSNKNMIANNTFYDCEYGVILYISSNCRIYRNIFGKCGYGLLFSGQTDSPFSSDNNMVSENCFIESQKANVFLFGVACGRNNTFFLNSFMKPVSGTYVEVSEGYRGKNWWNGTERGNFWDDWREPDDNEDGIVDIPFSVGDTGEMDFYPLVSPPSITIFHIPKSLVNPLVPLSLEVRVLASKYNISKVMCYYRGNCDWNEKELIIISGSYIDGTYMCTIHLENLSLLSYYFLAVDEGGCIETSQVFESKIMSRSSFPLNLSALGGADSLLLRWDPPTYTGFSTVLCYNIYRGLSMENKTLIATVDANTTTFVDTNVTPGLTYYYHVTAVNAIGESEPSNTVCVTVPLAKLTAKILVAKSNLRSGEEIETRVVVADAETGEPVENATVTLSTQLPGKFESQAGQTDENGTFTTKFVAGNVNASVFGKLVANISAEHYENATTSILLGILPGEMKISVEIDKTAVKVGENFTVVVSVKDENGDCVEDASVEILVGQDGAVAGEYQKFTNAEGRAVFTFSALKEGNLVFQVVAKKEGYAEARSGVGVWIKAVPEQGIDFGIPFALLLIAILIVGIWEERKGRQKISSN